The following proteins come from a genomic window of Gossypium raimondii isolate GPD5lz chromosome 5, ASM2569854v1, whole genome shotgun sequence:
- the LOC105768732 gene encoding rho GTPase-activating protein 7 isoform X2 — protein sequence MSASLAAFERPRGGASNTVFKSGPLFISSKGIGWKSWKKRWFILTRTSLVFFKSDPSALPQRGGEVNLTLGGIDLNNSGSVVVREDKKLLTVLFPDGRDGRAFTLKAETSEDLYEWKTALEHALTQAPSAALVMGHNGIFRSDTTDTIEGSFHQWRDKRTAKSLVVGRPILLALEDIDGSPSFLEKALRFLEKFGTKVEGILRQSADVEEVDRRVQEYEQGKTEFGSDEDAHVVGDCVKHVLRELPSSPVPASCCTALLEAYKIDRKEARISAMCSAIFETFPEPNRRLLQRILKMMHTISSHSNENRMTPSAVAACMAPLLLRPLLAGECELEDDFDATGDNSAQLLAAANAANNAQAIIATLLEEYENIFDDENLQRCSISADSRVENSGSEDSSDDENPDMKDNGYHDAENEASPDTDEDPSRVLSGKLSESSGYAGSDLYDCKAFGDDGSDVVSPRNNNTQAESSSLSADPLQMRDPDPQLEEHGRQDKGNENPINEIDVPSVLPTGESYRSMGEILSSMHPGHPVSVPGLESSTEKPVGKARGSSINSKRSTFWGRNNARKTPSMESVDSSGEEELAIQRLEITKNDLQHRIAKEARGNAILQASLERRKQALHERRLALEQDVCRLQEQLQAERDLRAALEVGLSMSAGQFPSSRGIDSKTRAELEEIALAEADVARLKQKVAELHQQLNQQRQHHYGSISDACDHYRHVQNHNSQQRFLQQDFDTTLAFVNHERKQRTELKLNNFITSSFPCA from the exons GTTTTCAAGAGTGGCCCTCTTTTCATATCCTCAAAAG GGATCGGTTGGAAGTCTTGGAAGAAGAGATGGTTTATCCTTACACGCACTTCCCTGGTGTTCTTCAAAAGTGATCCT AGTGCCCTACCACAAAGAGGTGGTGAAGTTAATTTGACTTTGGGGGGTATTGACTTGAACAATTCTGGAAG TGTTGTTGTTAGAGAAGATAAAAAGTTGCTGACTGTGTTGTTTCCTGATGGGCGTGATGGACGGGCTTTCACTCTTAAG GCAGAGACATCAGAGGATTTGTATGAGTGGAAGACAGCTCTAGAACATGCCCTCACACAAGCACCAAGTGCTGCACTTGTCATGGGACACAATGGGATTTTCCGAAGTGACACAACTGATACAATTGAAGGGTCATTCCATCAAT GGAGAGACAAACGCACTGCTAAATCGTTGGTTGTTGGAAGACCAATTTTGCTTGCGCTTGAAGATATTGATGGGAGCCCATCATTCCTAGAGAAAGCTCTGCGATTTCTTGAGAAGTTTG GAACTAAAGTTGAGGGAATTCTGCGTCAGTCTGCAGATGTTGAGGAGGTTGATCGCAGAGTTCAAGAATATGAACAGG GCAAGACTGAATTTGGTTCTGATGAGGATGCTCATGTTGTGGGAGACTGTGTAAAG CATGTTCTAAGGGAGCTACCCTCATCCCCAGTTCCTGCATCCTGCTGTACTGCATTGTTGGAGGCTTACA AAATTGATCGGAAGGAAGCTCGGATAAGTGCAATGTGCTCTGCGATATTTGAGACATTTCCTGAACCAAACCGTCGCCTGTTACAAAG GATTCTGAAGATGATGCATACAATCTCATCCCATTCTAATGAGAATCGAATGACTCCATCTGCTGTAGCTGCTTGCATGGCCCCCTTGCTTTTACGCCCTTTATTAGCTGGTGAATGTGAGTTGGAGGATGACTTTGATGCTACTGGTGATAATTCTGCGCAGCTTCTTGCTGCTGCAAATGCTGCTAATAATGCTCAAGCCATCATTGCAACCCTTTTGGAGGAGTATGAGAATATTTTTGAT GATGAAAATCTACAAAGATGTTCTATATCAGCTGATTCTCGGGTTGAAAATAGTGGTAGTGAAGATTCGAGTGATGATGAAAATCCAGATATGAAAGACAATGGCTACCATGATGCAGAAAATGAAGCCAGTCCGGACACAGATGAAGATCCTTCACGTGTTCTCAGTGGGAAATTAAGTGAAAGCAGTGGTTATGCGGGCAGTGATCTCTATGACTGCAAG GCATTTGGGGATGATGGTTCAGATGTTGTGTCCCCTAGAAACAATAATACTCAGGCTGAGAGTTCAAGCTTATCTGCAGACCCATTGCAGATGAGAGATCCTGACCCTCAACTGGAGGAACATGGCAGGCAAgataaaggaaatgaaaatcCAATCAATGAGATAGATGTTCCAAGTGTGTTACCTACTGGTGAATCTTACCGATCAATGGGTGAGATTCTGTCTTCAATGCATCCTGGCCATCCTGTATCGGTGCCTGGACTTGAATCTTCTACTGAGAAGCCAGTTGGTAAAGCTAGAGGCTCCAGTATTAATTCAAAGAGATCTACATTTTGGGGAAGAAACAAT GCCAGAAAGACACCATCAATGGAATCTGTTGATTCTTCTGGTGAAGAAGA GCTTGCTATACAGAGGCTTGAAATCACTAAGAATGACCTACAACATCGTATTGCAAAAGAG GCTAGAGGAAATGCAATCTTACAAGCTAGCTtggaaagaagaaaacaagCGTTGCATGAACGTCGCTTGGCACTTGAGCAAGAT GTCTGTAGATTGCAAGAGCAGCTACAAGCTGAAAGGGATCTTAGAGCTGCCCTTGAAGTTGGATTGAGCATGTCAGCAGGACAATTTCCTAGTTCCCGTGGAATAGATTCCAAG ACGAGGGCTGAGCTTGAGGAGATTGCTCTTGCCGAAGCTGATGTGGCTAGATTGAAGCAGAAAGTTGCAGAACTCCACCAGCAGCTGAATCAGCAACGGCAGCATCATTATGGTTCCATATCTGATGCATGTGACCATTACCGACATGTCCAAAATCATAATTCTCAACA GAGGTTTC